One window of Botrimarina mediterranea genomic DNA carries:
- a CDS encoding HD domain-containing phosphohydrolase → MVTTAEPLSATKPTLPRELSSDSLVDRLEAAFRQSFAVLDVTRGALERVTPDWPRVDIFRWASLCEHVARRGRPEVIEDHSPLLLLATPLPPEELSPSRIAVAVLLTEANPSPAALESAARAFGVDGKQLTQWAAGRRAWPAHAALPLATAIVESLVAQQSVSSMKNQLSEVSGQLLATFEELNLLHQMTEGLSLGRHERELLDQAVDWLAEIIASDCVVARLDGTPAHTTIAGRYTPIAADQLSEFFGRLGPQAQRRSLVLNHDRTSSPTWAYPEVREVVTAPILSNGEPIGWLGALNYRPKRGAYGGGFGAVEGSLLSSVATLIGVHAGNRDLFEQRKQLFDSAVYALTSAIDAKDPYTCGHSDRVARVAVRLAKQMGCGADELNALYLGGLLHDIGKIGIDDAVLRKPDKLTDDEYDQIKLHPTLGEQILQGVPQLAHVLPIVRHHHETWDGNGYPDRLVTDACPKLARITAVADAIDAMGSDRPYRKGMPIEEVESILRRGAGKQWDPNVVAAYFAAREDVQAICRIEREPHDLDVGRWSEGDACPLEETHT, encoded by the coding sequence ATGGTGACGACTGCTGAACCGCTGAGTGCAACGAAGCCGACGCTGCCGCGCGAGCTTTCGAGCGACTCCCTCGTGGACCGCCTCGAAGCGGCCTTTCGGCAGTCGTTCGCAGTGCTTGACGTGACACGTGGCGCCCTGGAGCGTGTGACGCCCGACTGGCCGCGTGTCGATATCTTCCGCTGGGCGTCACTCTGCGAACACGTCGCGCGAAGGGGTCGGCCGGAGGTCATCGAGGACCACTCGCCTCTGCTGCTGCTCGCAACGCCGTTGCCGCCCGAAGAGTTGTCACCGTCGAGGATCGCCGTTGCCGTGCTGCTGACGGAGGCCAACCCCTCACCGGCTGCGCTGGAGTCGGCCGCCCGGGCGTTCGGCGTCGATGGAAAGCAACTGACGCAGTGGGCCGCCGGGCGTCGGGCGTGGCCCGCCCACGCCGCGCTGCCGCTGGCGACAGCGATCGTCGAGTCGCTCGTCGCGCAGCAATCGGTGTCTTCGATGAAGAACCAACTCTCCGAAGTCTCCGGGCAACTGCTCGCGACCTTTGAAGAGCTGAACCTGCTCCACCAGATGACCGAAGGGCTCTCGCTCGGCCGTCACGAGCGTGAGCTGCTCGACCAAGCCGTCGATTGGCTCGCGGAGATCATCGCGAGCGACTGCGTTGTCGCCCGTCTCGACGGGACGCCCGCCCACACGACCATCGCGGGGCGTTACACCCCGATCGCCGCGGACCAGCTCAGCGAATTCTTCGGCCGCCTCGGTCCGCAGGCGCAGCGGCGGTCGCTGGTGTTGAATCACGACCGCACCAGTTCGCCGACTTGGGCTTACCCCGAGGTGCGCGAGGTCGTCACCGCTCCGATCCTCTCGAACGGCGAGCCGATCGGCTGGCTTGGCGCTCTTAACTACCGGCCGAAGCGTGGCGCTTATGGCGGCGGATTCGGCGCCGTCGAGGGAAGCCTCCTGTCGAGCGTCGCGACGCTAATCGGCGTCCACGCCGGCAACCGCGACCTGTTCGAACAGCGTAAACAACTCTTCGATAGCGCGGTCTACGCCCTCACCTCGGCGATCGACGCCAAGGACCCCTATACCTGTGGCCACAGCGACCGCGTCGCCCGCGTCGCGGTGCGGCTCGCCAAACAGATGGGCTGTGGGGCGGACGAGCTGAACGCCCTCTACCTCGGCGGCCTGCTGCACGACATCGGCAAGATTGGCATCGACGACGCCGTCCTCCGCAAGCCGGATAAGCTGACGGACGACGAGTACGATCAGATCAAGCTGCACCCAACCCTCGGCGAGCAGATCCTGCAAGGAGTGCCGCAACTCGCGCACGTGCTGCCGATCGTCCGCCACCACCACGAAACGTGGGACGGTAACGGCTACCCCGATCGGCTCGTGACCGACGCCTGCCCGAAGCTCGCCCGCATCACGGCGGTCGCCGACGCGATCGACGCGATGGGCAGCGACCGACCGTACCGCAAGGGGATGCCGATCGAAGAGGTCGAGTCGATCCTCCGCCGCGGCGCCGGCAAGCAGTGGGACCCGAACGTGGTCGCCGCTTACTTCGCCGCCCGCGAAGACGTGCAGGCGATCTGCCGCATCGAACGCGAGCCACACGACCTCGACGTCGGCCGCTGGAGCGAAGGGGACGCTTGTCCCTTGGAAGAAACCCACACCTGA
- a CDS encoding 3-isopropylmalate dehydrogenase, translating to MKLAVIAGDGIGPEVVGASLEVLKAVAPSCELSYTTTDFPFSAAHFLETGHVLSDDNIATLRAYDAILLGAVGGLPNDPRLAGGVIEKGILLKLRFEMDQYINLRPVTLYPGIETPLKNKTSEHIDFVCVRENTEDLYCGVGGFVRKGTPQEMSTQTMISTRFGVERCIRYAFELAKTRQRKHLTLVHKTNVLTFAGDTWHRAFQEVAAEYPGVETAYHHVDACCMYMVAKPEVYDVIVVPNMFGDIITDLGAAIAGGMGIASSGNLNPDGVAPGMFEPVHGSAPDIANQNVANPIATIDSLGLLLRETGRIKSNAAAIKAGECIGAAVRKVTPKFAGKNLDRSGYGTDEIGRMVIEAL from the coding sequence ATGAAACTCGCTGTCATCGCCGGCGACGGCATCGGCCCCGAAGTCGTCGGCGCCTCGCTCGAAGTCCTCAAGGCCGTCGCCCCGTCGTGCGAGCTGTCGTACACGACGACCGACTTCCCGTTCTCGGCCGCCCACTTCCTCGAGACGGGCCACGTCCTCTCGGACGACAACATTGCGACGTTGCGCGCGTACGACGCGATCCTCCTCGGCGCGGTCGGCGGCCTGCCGAACGACCCGCGTCTGGCCGGCGGCGTGATCGAGAAGGGAATCCTGCTCAAGCTGCGCTTCGAGATGGATCAGTACATCAACCTGCGGCCGGTGACGCTCTACCCGGGCATCGAGACGCCGCTGAAGAACAAGACCAGCGAGCACATCGACTTCGTCTGCGTGCGCGAGAACACCGAGGACCTCTACTGCGGCGTCGGCGGCTTCGTCCGCAAAGGCACGCCGCAAGAGATGTCGACGCAGACGATGATCTCGACGCGTTTCGGCGTCGAGCGCTGCATCCGCTACGCGTTCGAGTTGGCGAAGACCCGCCAGCGCAAGCACCTGACGCTGGTCCACAAGACGAACGTCCTGACGTTCGCCGGCGACACCTGGCACCGCGCGTTCCAAGAAGTGGCGGCCGAGTACCCGGGTGTCGAGACGGCGTACCACCACGTCGACGCGTGCTGCATGTACATGGTCGCCAAGCCCGAGGTCTACGACGTGATCGTGGTGCCGAACATGTTCGGCGACATCATCACCGACCTCGGCGCCGCGATCGCGGGCGGCATGGGGATCGCCAGCAGCGGCAACCTCAACCCCGACGGCGTCGCCCCCGGCATGTTCGAGCCGGTGCACGGCTCGGCGCCCGACATTGCGAACCAGAACGTCGCCAACCCAATCGCCACGATCGACTCGCTCGGCCTCTTGCTGCGTGAGACGGGCCGCATCAAGAGCAACGCCGCGGCGATCAAGGCGGGCGAGTGCATCGGCGCCGCGGTCCGCAAGGTGACGCCCAAGTTCGCTGGTAAGAATCTTGACCGCAGCGGTTATGGGACGGATGAGATTGGGCGGATGGTGATCGAGGCGCTGTAA
- the ygfZ gene encoding CAF17-like 4Fe-4S cluster assembly/insertion protein YgfZ: MTSPDAYARVEGWSAIEAVGRDAGKFLQNLCTNDVLKLADGESCEAMFLDVKAHVQAYGWVSRTDAERYVVLLSSDHCDRLHAHLDRYLIREKVDLKLVPPGVWTIGRGVASALTVRVDAFGAGVVAALDAEAVEGRLMTAEAFKQTRIALRVPLDGVDVDDRNLPQEVDRNDRSISFTKGCYLGQEPVARIDALGRVNWLLRCVRIEDGTPLPGVELMLDAKPVGRVTSSVATEGGAIALAYVRREHSGPGGELRVDGLRAAIAPA; the protein is encoded by the coding sequence ATGACTTCGCCAGACGCCTACGCCCGTGTCGAGGGCTGGTCAGCGATCGAAGCGGTCGGCCGCGACGCGGGAAAGTTCCTGCAGAACCTCTGCACCAACGACGTGCTCAAGCTCGCCGATGGGGAGTCTTGCGAGGCGATGTTCCTCGACGTCAAGGCGCATGTCCAGGCCTACGGCTGGGTCTCGCGCACCGACGCCGAGCGCTATGTCGTGCTGTTGTCGTCCGATCACTGCGATCGTTTGCACGCGCACCTCGATCGCTACCTGATTCGTGAGAAGGTTGACCTGAAGCTCGTCCCGCCGGGCGTTTGGACAATCGGGCGCGGCGTCGCGTCGGCGTTGACGGTGCGAGTCGATGCGTTCGGCGCCGGCGTTGTCGCGGCGCTCGACGCCGAAGCGGTCGAGGGACGGTTGATGACGGCCGAAGCGTTCAAGCAAACGCGGATCGCGTTGCGCGTGCCGCTGGACGGCGTTGACGTCGATGACCGCAACTTGCCACAAGAGGTCGATCGCAACGACCGGTCGATCTCGTTCACGAAGGGTTGTTACTTGGGCCAAGAGCCGGTCGCCCGTATCGACGCGTTGGGCCGGGTGAACTGGCTGTTGCGTTGTGTGCGGATCGAAGACGGCACGCCGTTGCCGGGCGTTGAGTTGATGCTTGATGCGAAACCGGTGGGCCGGGTCACTTCGAGTGTGGCGACCGAGGGCGGCGCAATTGCCCTGGCGTATGTCCGCCGCGAGCACAGCGGCCCCGGCGGCGAGCTACGCGTGGATGGCTTGCGAGCGGCGATCGCTCCCGCATGA
- the kdsB gene encoding 3-deoxy-manno-octulosonate cytidylyltransferase yields the protein MALATDSMAAPRTCVVIPARMASTRLPGKMLLRETGRSLVEHTHAAVLRAKLPAAVIVATDHVAIADEVRRFGGTAVMTSTDCQSGADRVAEVASRTPQFDLFVNVQGDEPELDPAAIDLLIEQFDADTTTPMATLATPITDPERLRDPSVVKVVFDNSGRALYFSRSPIPFVRDAQSATAADQPPLFHQHLGIYAYRREFLAKLPHLPPSPLEQAEKLEQLRVLQAGETIRVGVVAHAATGIDTAADYAAFVRRHCRTMAA from the coding sequence ATGGCTCTCGCCACGGACAGCATGGCCGCTCCCCGCACCTGCGTTGTGATCCCCGCCCGGATGGCTTCGACCCGCCTGCCGGGCAAGATGCTGTTGCGTGAGACCGGCCGCAGCTTGGTGGAGCACACCCACGCCGCCGTGTTACGGGCCAAGCTCCCCGCCGCGGTGATCGTGGCGACCGACCACGTGGCGATCGCCGACGAGGTCCGCCGCTTTGGCGGGACCGCGGTGATGACCAGCACCGACTGCCAGAGCGGCGCCGACCGCGTCGCCGAGGTCGCCAGCCGCACGCCACAGTTCGACCTGTTCGTCAACGTGCAGGGAGACGAGCCCGAGCTCGACCCGGCGGCGATCGACCTGTTGATCGAACAGTTCGACGCCGACACGACCACCCCGATGGCGACCCTCGCCACGCCGATCACGGACCCCGAACGGCTGCGGGACCCGAGCGTCGTGAAGGTGGTCTTCGACAACAGCGGCCGCGCGCTCTACTTCAGCCGCAGCCCGATTCCGTTCGTGCGCGACGCCCAGTCGGCGACCGCCGCGGATCAGCCACCACTCTTCCATCAGCACCTGGGCATCTACGCGTATCGCCGCGAGTTCTTGGCCAAGCTGCCCCATCTGCCGCCGTCGCCGCTGGAGCAGGCCGAGAAGCTCGAACAGTTGCGCGTGCTGCAAGCGGGCGAGACCATCCGCGTCGGCGTCGTGGCCCATGCCGCGACCGGCATCGACACGGCCGCCGACTACGCGGCCTTTGTGCGTCGCCACTGCCGGACGATGGCAGCCTAG
- a CDS encoding Rieske (2Fe-2S) protein: MSDSFVTVCRVGDLTEGQGRTVVVDDRLVAIFLVSGEYRAIDDLCPHQGASLGAGCVEDGEVYCPWHGWRFRLSDGKWADNPRLGIDVFETRVVGEEVQVRVGGGK; the protein is encoded by the coding sequence TTGTCCGACTCGTTCGTCACCGTCTGTCGTGTCGGCGACCTCACCGAGGGCCAAGGCCGCACGGTCGTGGTCGATGATCGCCTCGTGGCGATCTTCTTGGTTAGCGGCGAGTACCGGGCGATTGACGACTTGTGCCCGCACCAGGGGGCGTCGCTCGGCGCCGGCTGCGTTGAGGATGGCGAGGTTTACTGCCCCTGGCACGGCTGGCGTTTCCGCCTGAGCGACGGCAAATGGGCCGACAACCCACGGCTGGGGATCGATGTGTTCGAGACGCGCGTGGTGGGGGAGGAGGTGCAGGTGAGAGTGGGCGGTGGGAAGTAG
- a CDS encoding site-2 protease family protein encodes MARSSRVRPPDQAPFLSSSVADRWSAPLGVWAGAPVRLHVSLAVVIVLAAGACVRSGSATGWLVLAAYLVSLSLHETAHVLAASRLRGAAQRRMLSAPLLLGPFGGMTFRCPSIDPRERVFVAMAGPLASLAIVVSAVCCLAAVEGPNVKPLAPSVITEPLTLLHGDVVTTPLGLVAVALVLVNWPLFLVNLAPASPFDGADALRSWGELWMPGRAARDATCAAGLLVAAALLAVGGALALTDLNLPWLGASLAALAVLVGFGAVADANAPATPLAWLPPNDDDYVGASLRDVRVEPATASRYDHDAYPLDEDIDDYSVDRFDETQVDDILAKVHVAGVHSLTANERAILERASQRFQQRRRPLD; translated from the coding sequence ATGGCCCGCTCGTCGCGAGTCCGACCTCCCGACCAAGCCCCGTTCCTCTCCTCATCGGTCGCCGACCGCTGGTCGGCCCCCCTGGGCGTTTGGGCGGGAGCCCCGGTCAGGCTCCATGTGTCGCTCGCGGTGGTGATTGTGCTCGCGGCCGGCGCCTGTGTGCGGTCGGGTTCGGCGACCGGTTGGCTCGTCCTCGCCGCGTACCTGGTCAGCCTGAGCCTCCACGAGACGGCCCACGTCCTGGCCGCCAGCCGGCTCCGCGGAGCGGCGCAGCGGCGGATGCTTTCGGCTCCCTTGCTGTTGGGACCCTTCGGCGGCATGACCTTCCGCTGCCCCTCGATCGACCCCCGCGAACGCGTCTTTGTTGCGATGGCGGGGCCGCTGGCGAGCCTGGCGATCGTCGTATCGGCCGTCTGTTGCTTGGCTGCGGTAGAAGGCCCCAACGTCAAGCCACTCGCTCCATCCGTCATTACCGAACCCCTGACGCTCCTTCACGGCGATGTAGTGACCACGCCGCTGGGCTTGGTGGCGGTAGCGCTGGTGCTCGTGAATTGGCCGCTGTTCTTGGTGAACCTGGCGCCGGCTAGCCCGTTCGACGGCGCCGACGCGCTCCGATCCTGGGGCGAGCTCTGGATGCCCGGCCGCGCCGCGCGGGACGCCACCTGCGCCGCCGGACTGCTCGTTGCGGCAGCGCTGCTCGCGGTCGGCGGGGCGCTAGCGCTGACCGACCTGAATCTGCCGTGGCTTGGGGCGTCGCTAGCCGCTTTGGCGGTGCTGGTCGGCTTCGGCGCAGTCGCCGACGCCAACGCACCGGCGACGCCGCTTGCCTGGCTGCCTCCGAACGACGACGACTACGTCGGCGCGTCGCTCCGCGACGTCCGAGTCGAGCCCGCTACCGCCTCGCGGTATGACCACGACGCGTACCCTCTCGACGAGGACATCGACGATTACTCGGTCGATCGCTTCGACGAGACCCAGGTCGACGACATCCTGGCGAAGGTCCATGTAGCCGGCGTTCACAGCTTGACCGCCAACGAGCGAGCGATCCTCGAACGCGCCAGCCAGCGTTTCCAGCAGCGCCGCCGCCCGCTGGACTGA
- the glmS gene encoding glutamine--fructose-6-phosphate transaminase (isomerizing), with protein MCGIVGYIGPNRATDFLLEGLRRLEYRGYDSAGVVTFEDGGSLAVTKTTGRIERLASALQVTPHEGNIGIGHTRWATHGPATDSNAHPHLGGDRVLALVHNGVIENYQVLRQKLSERGYTFRSDTDTEAVAHLVAFELEQLLAAQAEGELPDIDDPHRILVEAVRAATSQLRGTYGLAIVFRDWPDVMIASRLGSPLVIGVGDGEHFLASDGSPLAGHTDRIVYLADYEIAVLTAGAIRVLGRDSALVVHSVEALEIDASQVELGGFPHFMLKEIFEQPETIRNAMRGRLDKDSATAVFGGLNLEPRQLRSIDRMILTACGTSWHAALVGEYIIEEFARLPVEVEYASELRYRNPPMSPLTLLLAITQSGETIDTLAALREMKRKGHRSLAICNVVGSTIAREADGGVYLHAGPEIGVASTKAFTSQCVVLAMLALHLGRLRHLSYEAGLRIIDELEALPEAVEKALETNDIARRVAGQFSGCDNFLYLGRQFNFPTALEGALKLKEISYIHAEGYPAAEMKHGPIALVDEHTPSVFIVPQGAVYDKVLANMEEIRARGGPVIAIVDEQDERASEIADEVIRVPAVADYLQPIVTAIPLQLLAYHIAVLRGCDVDKPRNLAKSVTVE; from the coding sequence ATGTGCGGCATCGTTGGCTACATCGGCCCGAACCGGGCGACCGATTTCCTGCTCGAGGGACTCCGCCGCCTGGAGTACCGCGGCTACGACAGCGCGGGGGTCGTCACTTTCGAGGACGGCGGCAGCCTCGCCGTCACCAAGACCACCGGCCGCATCGAACGGCTCGCCAGCGCCCTGCAAGTGACGCCCCACGAGGGGAACATCGGCATCGGCCACACCCGCTGGGCGACGCACGGCCCCGCTACCGACTCCAACGCACACCCGCACTTGGGCGGCGACCGCGTGCTAGCCCTGGTGCATAACGGCGTCATCGAGAACTACCAGGTTCTTCGTCAAAAACTCTCCGAACGCGGCTACACATTCCGCAGCGACACCGACACTGAGGCCGTCGCCCACCTTGTGGCGTTCGAACTCGAACAGTTACTCGCAGCCCAGGCCGAGGGGGAACTGCCTGACATCGACGACCCGCACCGCATCCTCGTGGAGGCGGTCCGCGCCGCCACGAGTCAGCTCCGCGGCACGTACGGCTTGGCGATCGTGTTCCGCGACTGGCCCGACGTGATGATCGCCTCTCGGCTCGGCAGCCCGCTGGTGATCGGCGTCGGCGACGGCGAGCACTTCTTGGCGAGCGACGGCTCGCCGCTCGCCGGGCACACCGACCGGATCGTTTATCTGGCGGACTACGAGATCGCCGTCCTCACGGCCGGCGCCATTCGCGTTTTGGGGCGTGACTCGGCGCTCGTTGTGCACAGCGTCGAGGCGTTAGAGATCGACGCCAGCCAAGTCGAGCTGGGCGGTTTCCCCCACTTCATGCTCAAGGAGATCTTCGAGCAGCCCGAGACAATCCGCAACGCGATGCGGGGGCGGCTCGACAAGGACTCCGCAACCGCCGTCTTCGGAGGCCTCAACCTCGAGCCGCGGCAGCTCCGCTCGATCGACCGCATGATCCTCACCGCCTGCGGCACGAGCTGGCACGCCGCCTTGGTGGGTGAGTACATCATCGAAGAGTTCGCCCGCTTGCCGGTCGAGGTCGAGTACGCCAGTGAACTGCGTTACCGCAACCCGCCCATGTCGCCATTGACGCTGCTGCTGGCGATCACCCAAAGCGGCGAGACGATCGACACGCTAGCCGCCCTGCGCGAGATGAAGCGCAAAGGGCATCGGTCGTTGGCCATCTGCAACGTCGTCGGCAGCACCATCGCCCGCGAAGCGGACGGCGGCGTCTACCTGCACGCCGGCCCCGAGATCGGCGTCGCGTCGACCAAGGCGTTTACGTCGCAATGTGTCGTGCTGGCGATGCTCGCCTTGCACTTGGGCCGGCTGCGTCATCTCAGCTACGAGGCGGGGCTGCGGATCATTGACGAGCTCGAGGCTCTTCCCGAGGCCGTCGAGAAGGCTCTCGAAACGAATGACATCGCCCGCCGTGTCGCGGGGCAGTTCTCCGGCTGCGACAACTTCCTGTATCTCGGTCGCCAGTTCAATTTCCCGACGGCGCTCGAAGGCGCCCTCAAGCTCAAAGAGATCAGCTACATCCACGCTGAGGGCTACCCGGCGGCGGAGATGAAGCACGGCCCGATCGCTCTGGTGGACGAGCACACCCCCAGCGTCTTCATCGTCCCGCAGGGGGCGGTTTACGACAAAGTCCTCGCCAACATGGAAGAGATCCGCGCCCGTGGCGGCCCGGTGATCGCCATCGTCGACGAACAAGATGAGCGGGCCAGCGAGATCGCCGACGAGGTGATCCGCGTCCCCGCCGTGGCCGACTACCTCCAACCGATCGTCACGGCGATCCCGCTACAGCTACTCGCTTATCACATCGCGGTCCTGCGGGGTTGTGATGTGGATAAACCACGCAATCTAGCGAAGAGCGTCACCGTCGAGTGA
- a CDS encoding lactate racemase domain-containing protein: MNVTALRCGAPPEMTDTLPLERLRCEAVAPSVETIAKLAIDALQSPLGLPPLAQCVTPDDRIAIAVGHGLPAAGPLVAGAIAAFAAAGIDRRHIKVVTASVRDAVPLEEALSHEVASGVLVESHDPSGDDTLCFAGLAKGDKPLLVNRTVFEADVVLPISAEATTGDIAATDEAGGAYDGLFPDFFDRETIDRFRKVRTVNDASALGARQSARRAAADQAGWIVGAPLVLRAVPGPGGGVASVLAGDPEQVTAAAADVSREAWRTPLAEPADVVLAVISGGADQQTWSSVGKALSAAERLVRSGGVIAVWSELAEPIGERLALLTEADDPDELAAALAAESGDEALAAWRVLQALQNGPVFLRSLLDPDEVEPLGIAPVAGMEELQRLVNRFEDCTVLEEAQHVRFTDGANRQ, from the coding sequence GTGAACGTCACCGCGTTACGCTGCGGCGCCCCGCCTGAGATGACCGACACGCTGCCGCTCGAACGGCTGCGTTGTGAGGCCGTGGCGCCGAGCGTGGAGACGATTGCCAAGCTGGCGATCGACGCGCTGCAGAGTCCGCTGGGACTGCCGCCGCTTGCGCAGTGCGTGACGCCCGACGACCGCATCGCGATCGCGGTCGGCCACGGCTTGCCGGCCGCGGGGCCGTTGGTGGCGGGTGCGATCGCCGCGTTTGCCGCCGCCGGGATTGATCGCCGCCACATCAAAGTCGTCACCGCTTCGGTGCGCGACGCCGTGCCGCTTGAAGAGGCGTTGAGCCACGAGGTGGCGTCGGGCGTGCTGGTCGAGTCGCACGACCCGTCGGGCGACGACACGCTCTGCTTCGCGGGGCTGGCGAAGGGGGACAAGCCGCTGCTGGTGAACCGCACCGTCTTCGAGGCGGATGTGGTGCTGCCGATCTCGGCCGAGGCGACCACCGGCGACATCGCCGCGACCGACGAGGCGGGCGGCGCGTATGACGGGTTGTTCCCGGACTTCTTCGACCGCGAAACGATCGACCGCTTCCGCAAAGTGCGAACCGTGAACGACGCCAGCGCCCTGGGCGCACGGCAGTCGGCGCGGCGTGCGGCGGCGGACCAGGCGGGCTGGATCGTCGGCGCGCCGCTGGTGCTCCGCGCGGTGCCCGGCCCCGGCGGCGGCGTCGCCAGCGTCCTGGCGGGCGACCCCGAGCAAGTGACCGCCGCGGCCGCCGATGTTAGCCGCGAGGCGTGGCGGACGCCGCTCGCCGAACCGGCCGACGTGGTGCTCGCCGTCATCAGCGGCGGCGCCGACCAGCAGACCTGGTCCTCGGTTGGCAAGGCGCTATCGGCGGCGGAACGGCTCGTGCGATCGGGCGGCGTCATCGCCGTTTGGAGCGAGCTGGCCGAGCCGATCGGCGAAAGGCTCGCCCTGCTCACCGAGGCCGACGACCCCGACGAGCTCGCCGCGGCGCTCGCGGCCGAGTCGGGCGACGAGGCGCTCGCCGCGTGGCGGGTGCTGCAAGCGTTGCAGAACGGCCCGGTGTTTCTCCGCAGCCTGCTCGATCCCGACGAGGTCGAACCGCTGGGCATTGCTCCCGTCGCGGGCATGGAGGAATTGCAGCGGCTCGTGAACCGTTTCGAGGACTGCACCGTTCTTGAAGAGGCCCAGCATGTCCGTTTCACCGACGGAGCCAACCGGCAATGA